The region AAAAATCCACCCCAAAAAGCCAAAAAGATGAGAAGGGCAGTTTTCTATATAGCAAAGGGTACCTGCTGGAAGAAAAGTTAGTCAAGAAAAGGAAAGGGTCATAGAGTTTTCAAAAATTTGAGTATTATCACCCAAAGGGAACAAAAGAGCCTAGAGAAGCTTCAGCTATCATCAATTTAATGCAGTTTACTTTGTTTTGCAAACCTTGCTATATCTCAGGGCTTACTTGTTAACTAGAATTTTGTCCTTCTCAAATCTTTTGGTTACTTTGTATTTTATTACTTCACTATTCTTGGAGTAGGTTTAGACTAGCAAAGCCACTCCAATAAATTCCATACATAGTTCTTAACTACAtgactctctttctctctcacacTTCTTAATTGCTATTATATCATGTGGGAATGGGGACATTTCGTCACGCTCAAGAAGTTTCAAACACTACACGAGATAAGAATCTCAGCTCTAAGCAGCATGGTACATGAGAAAATAATTTGTATGCAATCGCATAGTGCAGACATCTAATAGACACTCAaatgaagaaatgaagaagatataaaataaagaaatgaagACAAAATTTAATTTAGACACATTTTCATGTGCGCAGTTTTTACTGTTATCCAGATAGAATATGACACCcgaagttgaaaaaaaaatagttttttggGAATTatatatcactttttttttcaaaagctcGAGCAAATTCGTTGATGAAATAAATCCCAAGAGAAAACAACTCAATAGACAATTAAGTCAGTGAGTAGCTAAATGTTTTATTGGTTAACCGTATAAACAATATTGGAAAAACTAAACCTAAGTTTTATTTAAGAAATAGTTAATGTGATGTATGTAAcaagagagatagaaaaattGGACTTAAGTTTTATTCAAGAAATAATTTATGTGATATATGTAataagagagaaatagaaagagaaaaattaaaTGTCTTAACTGTATGTATTAGGAGTGCACACTTGGGATGACAATAGGTAAGGTCTGAGTATGGTACTATATAGTACCTATCTCATACCCGTGTTTTCAAAAAGTACCTGTACCCGTTCTCATACCTGTGTGGATAGCAACATAATTGCTCGTGCTCATACTCTCTGGGTACCTATATATTCAAATTTTCATACTCGTACCctttacccgcaatttagctaactAAAATGTAactttctccttttttttcaaTAGAAAACTAAAATATAATAGCTATTAtaagcattaattaaaaataaaaaagaccaTATAACATCCATATATTTAGATCGCTCTGATTAAAGCTTGTTCTGTTCTGCCTTGTCTGATGGAATCTCTTTGCTATCTGTTTGGAAGATGGGGCTGTCTGTGGTAGAGTGTGCGTGCAGGCTCTCTTAGGCAGGTCCCGTGCCTCTTTCACGATGTTTTGGGTTTTTGATGGACCTGTGTTGTTCGTTTGCTTTTTTAGTTTACTGCTTTGTTTCTTAGTTTTTTCCTGCCTTTGTGCagtttgtttgtttttactGTGTGTATTGTGACCTTGGCTTGGCCATTTCTTTTTCTAATATATCTTtgatttctcaaaaaaaaaatatttaacaagTAAGATCTTTCATataagttttaaaaaataagcaAGAAAGCTAActctaaatttataattttagatttgccAATAAACTCCTAATATTATAGGTACTAACTTActttaaaaataagtgaaacCAAATTAGCAACCATAATAAAACTTTACTTACATTTTCTTAGTTGAAGTTATATTTTAAGTATACTAATATATATACCACCAATTATGTGTATGTATgtataatatgtgtgtgcgggtatgagACGGGTTGAGTATTGTTGTACTCATACTCGCACTCATACCCACTACTTTTTGCAGGTATTTATCCATGTTCAACCCCATACCCGTCTAGCGGattttaccctacccattgtgGATATTTTTTAGACCCACTGCACACGAGTCAGTTTGGTTCAGTTCACAACCTAACCAATCAaaagtgttaaggttggttcataTGGGATTTCATGTTTGTTCTATTCAATCAAAACCGAACAAATAGTGATCGGTTGGTTTAGATCTGAAAAGCCATGGTGCAAGAAACAATTGATATATGTGATTTCACTAAAATTAGtacgtttttattttttatttattttaattatttttcaatatttaacTATATCCAAATAAAATTTTCTAGAATTAATcccattaaatataaaatacgATAGTGAAATCTATATAGTGAAATTAGAATACTTAGTTTGAATTGGTTCAATTTTTTCTAAATTCGAACTGATCTACTCGGAAGGATACATTCACAAATCTGATTTGAGCCAAACTTTTGTTTTTAGATCGGATCGGATTGATGGGTTAGTTCGAATtgacatatgtatatatcatatCCTAGTATGTATTATATTAATTGTATGTTACATAACCACCAAGGTGGGTGAAAAAGTGATAACTTCCCTAACTAGCTTTGTAACAAAAGGAGAATGAGAAGTTTTTTCTGTTAACATTTGAGATCTCTTGAGAATAAGACTATGCTAATGTGACATTTTTTTTACACATATATAAAAAAGTCAAACTGTTTTATTCTGTGCGGTAGCCTCCTATGCTATGCAAATCCAATGGATAAGAACAGTAGTATCAGGACCGTCCAAACATGATGACGCAGCGGGTGGGACCCAGGTGACTATATGGATTGTCTGGCCCGTGAAGAAGGGAGAACAGaccagctcagaaaagtcatctataattaatttcaattatgattttttttttctacatcgGAAGTATGATCTTTAAACACCCTATCTATCTTTCattaaatcattttttaattttaatctcTAATTTTATCAGATTTCATCATATATTAAATCACCTCCATCTtcttccgatgtaccaaaaaaaaaaaaaccacctcCTTCTCTAATAGCCAATTAAATGtatatagtttattttttaccaaaaaaaatgtatagtttatttattttataaaaatcaacttAATTATGTTGGACATtgttattaaaaaaacatactACTAATTAACCATCCaaacacattttaaaaaaatcatcccAACCCCTTCGATCTATAGCCGGTCTCCTTAAGCATTTAGTCGATGACTCAATCTCTAGACAATGCAGATAGAGAAAAAATTTGGCAGAGTCTAACCTACTTGATGTGATCATTGAGTCTCGACGTTTTCGCACTCCAATTAACAAATATCGCTTAAAGAATGTGTTAACTGTTAAGGTTGATttgtaaaattaatataaatagaAGATAAATTCAATACTAATAACCAAAGTAATTGCATTTTAGCacccaaaaaaatataattgcaTTTCTTAAAATTGTAAAATAGTTATTTAATTCCTATAAAAAATTGAACTtagtatatattattttctctcatttctttaTTTCTCAATCTTCTTATTTGGAGTGCTACACCTATAAAATATCTACAACCATttccatttttttaaataatggcACTCTCCAATCACCTCTTTGTTAGCATAAGTAATAATATTGTACTAAAAAAAAGCTCAAGtaataataagtaataacaTTGCTTAGAGATTAACATGACCAACTCCAAATCCTCCATTAGATCAAAGTAACTCTACTTGGAGCCtacacatattttttttttaaactgaagTAGTAACTTATTTCTTTAACATAAATGTGTTATTTtccatttatatattttttaatggtATCCAAAGCGACTCTTAATCCCCTATTTATTTGATTCCCTAAGAAGCTGCCATTTTATTTTCACAAACTTTGCTTCTCAAAGCAAAAACCTATTCTATTAAGAGCCCACCAAAACTTTCTCTCATTTCCAAAGAGCTTCCTTTAAAAAGAGCCTCaaaaagcagaagaagctggtggtggtgggttgAACTTGAAGATTTTGACATCGTACACAACATGGGAAGACACTCTTGCTGCTACAAGCAGAAGCTACGCAAAGGTCTCTGgtctccagaggaagatgaaaagCTCTTGAATCACATCACCAAACATGGCCATGGATGCTGGAGCTCCGTCCCAAAACTAGCTGGTACATACATAGTACTATATATGTTTTGTTCATTTGTTTGTTGCAGCACTTCCATTCATTTCATTCACATTAATTTGAATGCTTCAAAATGATGAACAAGACAAAAAGTTCTAACCATGTTGCTGTTCATGCCAGGTTTGCAGAGGTGTGGGAAGAGCTGCAGGTTGAGGTGGATAAATTACCTGAGGCCTGATTTGAAGAGAGGAGCATTCTCACAACAGGAAGAGAATTTGATCATTGAACTCCATGCCGTCCTTGGCAACAGGTAGTTAGCGAATGAATTCTGAAACTCATAAACTACTCGTAGAAACTCCTGACAAGAACAGTTACAAACATGCATTGTACAACTATTTCACAAggccttcttttctttttcttttcctcttttttgcagcatgtttttttattacttttgACTTTTACCCTTTTTCAGATTCTCTAATTCTTGTTGTTCCATGGTTTTCATGTGGTGCTTTATGATCAGGTGGGCTCAGATTGCAGCACAGTTACCAGGAAGAACTGACAATGAGATTAAAAATCTGTGGAATTCATGCCTTAAGAAGAGGCTCAGGCAAAGAGGCATTGACCCAAGCACCCACAAGCCTCTCTCTGAGGTTGAGAATGATAACAAGGACAACAAGCCATTCACAGCCAACAAAAGCAACCAGAAAGCATCCAATGAAGTGATGAGTTTTGTTGAGCCACCAGAACCCAAGATCAACAACAGTAGTAGCAGGTTGAGCAGCACCCCAAACACCACCCAGGAATTGTTCCTAGATAGTTGCAGAACATCTGACATGGCAGGGTGCTTTTCTTTCCAAAACTTGAACTATGGACAGAACATGGGGCTCACTGCAAATCCCAGTTCATCTTTTTGCTTCACACCAACCTCAGACCTCAATTCTACCATAAACTCCACCATGCTCCATTCTGTTTCAAGTTCTATTTTCCCAACAACATATGCAAAGCCCACTACTCTTAGTTTCCAATCCAGTAACAACCCTTCTTCCATATCCAGTGATGGGGTTCACAACTGGGAAACCAGTAACAGCTTCAGCAACAGTAACAACACAAACAAAAGCAATGGGAGCAGCATTAGCAGCACAAATTTCCTTGACAACAGCAATCTAATTTGGGGGCTGGCAGAGTCATCTATGAAGGTTGGTAAAGATGCTCATGCTCATTTACCTCTACAAGCAGAAGAACAAGAAGAGATGAAATGGTGTGAGTATCTTAACAACCCATTTCTTATGGGAAACACAGTGCAGAATAATCAAGCCTCTCAATCTATTTACAGCACTGAGGCTAAACCAGAAACAGGATTCATGACAGATGAGTCATGTGCTAGTTGGAACCAGCACCCATCACCAGCTTTTCAAAGTTCAGATATATATACAAAGGATCTGCAGAGATTTTCTGTGGCTTTTGGACAAACCCTGTAGCCTGAATGAATGTGGGAACTTCAATTTGAAGAAAGAGACAAAGATGCTGACTTTCCCATATGAACTGGGTCAGAACAGAAATCTCTATTGAGTTCTGACCACAGGTGATGTGTGctgtaatttttcttttaactatTTCTTCCTATATTGTATTATTTGTATATGTGTatgattaaaaaagaaaaaagaaaatcactTTTAGCATTCTGTTACAATATAATACTTGAGATTGATTCCAGCTTCTTCCCCACTATTTGGTTCATCAAACACAGAAGCACTACTGCAGAATAAGGCTTGTTCCAAGGCTTctctttttacatttttttttcagttattATTGATCTGTAGCCTGTGAGTTTTATCCATATACAATTGACTGCATTCTTTATATTTGTCAAGTTTCAATATAAGGACTTTGTACCAAACTTCAATAGTTTCCATTAAGTTCAAGGATCATGCTTGTGATTCAATAGGATTTTGTTCTCTTTCTCTTATTCACATGGTCAGCTTTTCACTTGATCCACTGAACTTccatctttgttttctctcttaGTATCAAACCACTAGGGCCCCTATTTCTTAAATGGGGGTCTCTCATTGTCTACAAAAGATTGAGATTGTTTTCACTTTCTGGAAAATTTGAGCTCGTTTCCCTTCCCTTTAATGACTGAAGACAGGAAAGTATGTAATACTTGTCTTCCTTTGTTTCACCTGGTTGTACACAGTACTTATATGTTTGACTTGAGGTGAAACAAACACATGCAATTTCACCTATCTCAACTTAATGTACCGAAACAGAAGTTAAAATTTACCACGTTAATTTCAACATATCAGCgtaaattagaaaaataagattttaTCACGTTAATTTTAGTGAACATCTATATTGACTTTTTAATGAAAATCCAAACACATGATAAATTCAGAAACCACAAAGCAAATTTGATGGCACCTACTGACTAGTTAAGAATTCCAAGTCATTTCAATAAAGGCCTCAAGAAAAATTTAATAACAGCTTTCTTCAGTTTACATTGTGGTACGGACACAATGAAGTccataaaaaaaaggaaagaaaactagAATGAATTCATAATTAATTACTCAAAAGCTTAGAACGTGGGCCTATGCCTCTAAATGGTCCCTCAGGGGCATTTGCATGTACTGATTCTGAAAGTGAAAGTAGCAAGATTAAAAACAGCAAGGACAGGGGTATTAGAACAGACATGACAGAAATGACGGAGAGGAAAATATATGACAATGAAAGCATGCATGCTGCTGATTCCTACTGGTATAGAATCTGTTCTTAAGCAACATTTCTCTACCACATAAACAAGttcatattttcttttgtttcctttcaaaagagagaaaaaagttTTGGCCAATACAAAGCTGCATTGTATGGTTAGCTTTGTATATTATCCATCCAACATTCATTAACAATTAATGGCTACAATAGAGGCCTAATAATCCTAGTGGGCAATAGTTTGATTTTTCATAAGGAATCATATTTGGGAATCTATTCGATTTCCTGTTAAAAAGTATGAAAAGGTGAAAAATAATTGTGACATTTTTTTGTTGAAGTAGTAAGAAATCAATTGGGTGTAAATCATTATTTACCGGTTGACCACATGCAAGGTGATAATCTTGTTTCAATGCAAAAAGTTATTGTAGCACTTTCTTTTCATCAATTCTTTTTTTAACTTTTGCAATTAGCATCAACAAATAAGTCAACCTATATATTTCTAAGCATGAGCTGCAGTGACAACGATACCTTTTCCCTTTCAGCATAAAATTTCTCCAATTACCAGACAAAATGCTAAAAATTTACAAGCTAATAGGAAGAAGAAAGACTTCATATGTCATGTTAATCAGAGATGTCCCTATTATATAGCAGAAACGATATAACTTTTAAAATactatgatttttttattcacACCTAAAGACAAAATTCTCAAGTTATCAGCACTAAGTCATCATCTTCAATTAACTTTTCCATGTGCAGACTAATTTTTAACAAGTCttgttaattattaaatattccCAGGGTTTTGATTTCTTTAATTTTGTGGTATGTTTTAAAATCTCTATGCATGTGAAGCAAATTATTGGGTCTATTTGGTGGGACCCTACAATCATCAGTATACAGGAACAGATCAAAAATCCCGAGTAGGACGATGGGGTGGTGGCTATTATGCAATGATCCCAAGTTTGATCCCTCTGAAAATATTATTATCCTAATTAAACAAGCTTCATaaagtttttagttttaaatatttgcattcattcatataaTTGGGCGAGGACCAAAGTGTGtacatacatatataaacaTTTATATAATACAAAAGGCAAGGACTTAATAAACATattgttgattatgatgataaTTATTGAACTGATAATGACGGTGTTGATGAATTTATGTATATAAAATAGCCTTATCAGAAGATTTGTTCTTGGTGACAGATAATCCGTGCATATAGTTTTGAGAAAGTGATCAAGGAGAATATAAGACCCAGCAGGCAAAAGTTGAATGAACATCAAAATGAACAATCAACTGTGAACAATGAAGGTAGGTATACCCCCAAAGGAAGACAGGGAGAGGGAGGGACGtacgaattttttttattttttatttatctcgACTACTATTATCATCGACACTTGTTCAAGTTGGGTTGGACATAATCAAAGTGGAAtaacactatatatatatatatatatatatatatatacattatatttctaacactctTCTCTGGTTAAAATTTATATAGAATCtactaaatttaaattatataaatttcaTAGCTAATTTAGTGAAActgaattttaattaataataaagcgACGGTTGGAAATAAAGTGTCAATATTATTAGGATACCGGTATAGGCGAGGTGAGCTAAACCCATCATTGACCCTCCAGACTTTTGGTATTTAGGCTGAAAATACTAGTCTAACCCATATTTGGGTGGACTGGCAAGACTCCTCCACCTAAAAAAACAGTAAAAATGGAATAAGCAACTTTTAAACGATTTACACAACATCCCAAGTTGAGAATGAAGTGAAAGTTGCCAAAAGAGAATATTTACGGGCTGTAGTTAGAATTTCAACATATAAGTTTGTTATCCTAAATACTAGAGTAAGAGGCGTCTAATGGGAGAAAATATTTGGTACTCTCATGATACTGAACACTCCATATTTCCCTAGTACAAACTTAGAGTTAATTGTCAATTGTGAAAAACTttaaacttataaaaaaaattcattaagaATGGATAACTAACCATACATAGATAGATGCCATAATTTAAATGGAATGAGAATCGAACACGCTATCCTACAGAATTACGAAAATTTTATCCATGCAATAAACTGATTCATACGTATTCCAAACAAAAAAGTCTAAATTGAAAATATGGGCCTATTTCCATCCAATTAGGCCTCATGTAGCCTCGGGTTGCAGGTTTTGTAGGTGACGGTCGAGTCGGGTGGGTTGTAGTGGGTTTGTGCCATATTGGTCCAAACCTTTTTTTTATCTAGtgaaatttatttgttttttacttgTGGTCTATTCTTTTAAGTTGGATACAAGAAAGAGCTTTAATTCATATATTGGGCTGCTTGTTCTTTATTTGTAAAgcgcaaagaaaaaaaattctaaccATTTTATTAGTCAAGTGTTGTATTGGGCTTAAAGTCCTGGTATATTAGGTGGCAGACATTTTTAATTATGTGATTGAagtttgaattattttttattgatcCATTTTCTTATCCAAgtgtaatatatttatttatatttttaatcgGATATAAATATACAAAAAAGGCTAAAGACCCAAATGAGGCTAAATAGTTTTCTGAGTTCTTatctaaataaaatttaatgaaataattaataaaatatcataaaaaaattaatctgaCAATTAAATTCTGagtttttttaatgaataatCATGTAACTTATTTCAACTatgtttttggaaaaaaaaaattactttgggTTTTAAATAATAACATAGTAATTGGATATCCTATATCAATAGCAGTGACAATCAAATCAAACTGAAAGAATTTATGAATTATAATATTACATCGTTGAATATGAAATATGCAAAAATTAGAAACACCGAGTTGGTTGGAGACTTGGAGTATGGTAAAAAGGAAGTCTAGGTGTTACCATGAACCTTTTATTCCAACTAAAAGGAAGATATGAGATTGAGATGATCTCATTCAATCATATTCATTGCAAGTGTTCAGCCTATTACAGTGTGTAAATTCTAATTGTCCATCATCTctcacaaactctgaaaattAAATGCATTTGCCTCATCATTCCAAGTAATGATCTAAATATGAAAGTTTCTTTCACCAACTAATAAATCATGGATGAAGCTTATTAAACATGCCCTTCTTTTTTGCTATAATCACATGTGAACTATCTAAGTTTCTCACCACTAACCATTTCTAGTGGTTTTTCTTTTATTGTTATTGATCATTAACTGAATA is a window of Lotus japonicus ecotype B-129 chromosome 5, LjGifu_v1.2 DNA encoding:
- the LOC130720885 gene encoding transcription factor MYB61-like, whose amino-acid sequence is MGRHSCCYKQKLRKGLWSPEEDEKLLNHITKHGHGCWSSVPKLAGLQRCGKSCRLRWINYLRPDLKRGAFSQQEENLIIELHAVLGNRWAQIAAQLPGRTDNEIKNLWNSCLKKRLRQRGIDPSTHKPLSEVENDNKDNKPFTANKSNQKASNEVMSFVEPPEPKINNSSSRLSSTPNTTQELFLDSCRTSDMAGCFSFQNLNYGQNMGLTANPSSSFCFTPTSDLNSTINSTMLHSVSSSIFPTTYAKPTTLSFQSSNNPSSISSDGVHNWETSNSFSNSNNTNKSNGSSISSTNFLDNSNLIWGLAESSMKVGKDAHAHLPLQAEEQEEMKWCEYLNNPFLMGNTVQNNQASQSIYSTEAKPETGFMTDESCASWNQHPSPAFQSSDIYTKDLQRFSVAFGQTL